In Candidatus Methylomirabilota bacterium, the following are encoded in one genomic region:
- a CDS encoding SIS domain-containing protein — MSGYYEAVVRVLDELQRTQAKPIGEAADLIFSSLLADGVLHVFGSGHSHLVAEEAFHRAGGLVPVNTMTEPFLSPLTAPKKSGRFERLSGIAGVLLDYHEPQAGEVLIIISNAGINPVPVELALEGKTRQLTIIAITSLHHAQAVASRHVSGRRLFELADVVINNGGEAGDGALSVQGLAAKVGPTSLIAGAFIINSIVCGVVERFVAKGLVPPIYLSANLPEGDEHNRRLEAKYRRRIKLLA, encoded by the coding sequence GTGTCGGGATATTATGAAGCCGTGGTACGAGTGCTCGACGAGCTTCAGCGAACCCAGGCAAAGCCAATCGGTGAAGCGGCCGACCTGATCTTCTCATCGCTTCTGGCTGACGGCGTGCTGCATGTCTTCGGCAGTGGGCATTCCCACCTCGTCGCCGAGGAGGCGTTTCATCGCGCCGGCGGGCTGGTTCCCGTCAACACGATGACCGAGCCGTTTCTGAGCCCACTCACAGCTCCGAAAAAGAGCGGGCGATTCGAGCGGCTGAGCGGGATCGCCGGCGTTCTCCTTGATTATCACGAGCCCCAAGCCGGAGAGGTCCTGATCATCATCTCGAACGCGGGCATCAACCCGGTTCCGGTTGAACTGGCGTTAGAGGGAAAAACACGACAGCTCACAATCATCGCTATCACGTCGCTCCACCATGCCCAAGCCGTGGCGTCGCGTCATGTCAGCGGCCGGCGCCTCTTTGAACTGGCCGACGTCGTGATCAACAACGGCGGCGAGGCCGGCGATGGTGCCCTAAGTGTTCAAGGCCTGGCAGCAAAGGTCGGGCCCACCTCGCTGATCGCGGGGGCCTTCATCATTAACTCCATCGTCTGTGGGGTGGTCGAACGGTTCGTGGCAAAGGGCCTGGTGCCGCCGATCTATCTCAGTGCCAACCTGCCCGAAGGCGACGAGCACAACCGACGACTTGAGGCGAAGTATAGAAGACGTATCAAATTATTGGCTTGA
- a CDS encoding amidohydrolase: protein MATYDLIIRNAELVDGTGAPAQRADLAITGDRIATIGRIAPASGARVIDANGLTLAPGFIDIHSHSDYHLLLQPTADSAVRQGVTLEIGGNCGYAAAPIWGPWCAERAALYRDLYSLDHTWNGVSAYFSRLEAAGISENFGLLIGHNTLRGSVMGGANRAPSEAELEAMIDGARQGMAEGALGLSTGLIYAPACFSSPDELVAIAAAVREAGGILTCHMRSEGDRLLEAIVEILDVAERASISLQISHLKTSGEHNWPKLTEAFQLIEGSQARGLDVTCDRYPYTASNTGLQAVLPDWALEGGQSERVDRLHNPATRARIAQDLTQHYQTDYWSRLMISEVTLDEHRRYEGLRVDQAAKLNEMEPVDFVLHLLLAERLQVDAIFFTMCDDNLETILRKPYTMIGSDSGCRSHEGPLSHGRPHPRTFGTFPRFLGHFVRERRILDLPTAIRKMTWDPCRKLGLRDRGRLAIGCAADLVLFDAATVSDRATYAMPIQYPIGIRDVFVNGVPVIETGEHTGARPGRVVRRIA from the coding sequence ATGGCTACCTACGACCTGATAATCCGAAATGCTGAACTTGTCGACGGGACCGGGGCGCCGGCGCAACGAGCCGACCTCGCCATCACGGGCGATCGGATCGCCACGATCGGTCGGATCGCACCAGCCTCGGGCGCCCGCGTGATCGATGCGAACGGGCTGACGCTTGCCCCCGGCTTCATAGACATCCACTCGCACTCCGACTATCATCTGTTGCTTCAGCCGACGGCCGACAGCGCCGTTCGACAGGGGGTGACCCTCGAGATCGGCGGCAATTGCGGCTATGCAGCCGCCCCGATATGGGGACCATGGTGCGCGGAACGGGCGGCCCTCTATCGCGACCTGTACAGCCTCGACCACACCTGGAACGGGGTGTCGGCCTACTTCTCACGGCTGGAGGCCGCAGGGATTTCAGAGAATTTCGGGCTGCTGATCGGACATAACACGCTGCGCGGCTCAGTCATGGGGGGCGCCAATCGTGCGCCGTCAGAAGCCGAGTTGGAGGCGATGATCGACGGCGCACGACAGGGGATGGCCGAGGGCGCGCTTGGTCTGTCTACGGGCCTGATCTATGCGCCGGCCTGCTTCTCCAGCCCTGACGAGCTTGTCGCCATCGCCGCCGCCGTACGAGAGGCCGGCGGTATCCTCACCTGCCATATGCGGAGCGAAGGCGACCGATTGCTCGAGGCCATCGTGGAGATTCTCGACGTAGCGGAGCGCGCGAGCATCTCACTTCAAATCTCCCACCTCAAGACCTCCGGAGAGCACAACTGGCCGAAGCTCACGGAGGCGTTTCAACTGATCGAAGGGTCACAAGCACGCGGTCTTGACGTCACCTGCGATCGCTATCCGTATACGGCTTCCAACACCGGCCTGCAGGCGGTCCTGCCGGATTGGGCCTTGGAAGGGGGGCAATCGGAACGGGTCGACCGGCTGCACAATCCGGCAACACGCGCCCGGATCGCCCAGGATCTGACGCAACACTATCAGACCGATTACTGGTCGCGACTGATGATCTCCGAGGTAACGCTGGATGAGCACCGGCGATACGAGGGACTGCGTGTGGACCAGGCGGCGAAGCTGAACGAGATGGAACCGGTCGACTTCGTCCTTCATCTGTTGCTTGCAGAGCGATTGCAGGTCGACGCCATCTTCTTCACCATGTGCGATGACAACCTGGAGACGATCCTCAGAAAGCCGTATACGATGATCGGCTCGGACTCCGGCTGTCGCAGCCACGAGGGTCCGCTCAGTCACGGCCGCCCCCACCCGAGGACCTTCGGGACCTTCCCGCGGTTCTTGGGTCATTTTGTGCGGGAACGGCGCATACTCGATCTGCCGACCGCCATCAGAAAGATGACCTGGGATCCATGCCGTAAACTCGGCCTGCGGGATCGCGGGCGTCTGGCGATCGGCTGCGCGGCCGATCTGGTCCTCTTCGACGCAGCGACTGTCTCGGACCGGGCGACCTATGCTATGCCGATCCAGTACCCCATCGGTATTCGTGACGTCTTCGTGAACGGGGTCCCGGTGATTGAGACTGGCGAGCACACCGGCGCCAGACCAGGCCGCGTGGTGCGCAGGATCGCATAG
- a CDS encoding beta-N-acetylhexosaminidase, protein MNTGREAIGQLFMLGFEGTAPSKALEGFIRDLNPGGVILFTRNLGSPEEIATLIDSLQAASRTPLFVAIDQEGGKVARLQPPFTRWPGAETVGAAGSIELTQAIGASIGKELMAVGINMNMAPVLDVLTNPANPVMAGRSFSSDPHTVAEQGIAFFRGLANQGVVAVGKHFPGHGDTMVDSHLALPIVPYDLNRLAAMELMPFSQAIGAGIPALMTAHLLIPALDPKQPATLSRRILTDLLRDQLGFHGLVVSDDLLMQGIADTTPPGEAAIRLFEAGGDLALICHDEGAQRQAFDVVVEAVEAGRLSETTFSMSYDRIMKAKAQHLRRRPIVSVEEIRRVVGCDAHRQLVAHLVEHPS, encoded by the coding sequence ATGAATACCGGGCGAGAGGCGATCGGCCAGCTCTTCATGCTGGGTTTTGAAGGAACCGCGCCATCCAAGGCGCTTGAGGGCTTTATACGAGATCTGAACCCGGGCGGCGTGATTCTCTTCACGCGAAACCTTGGCAGTCCGGAAGAGATCGCCACGCTCATCGACTCGCTGCAGGCAGCCTCACGCACCCCCCTCTTTGTCGCGATCGACCAGGAGGGCGGGAAGGTGGCGCGCCTGCAACCCCCGTTCACCCGGTGGCCTGGCGCCGAGACGGTCGGGGCAGCGGGTTCCATCGAACTGACCCAGGCTATCGGTGCATCGATCGGCAAAGAGCTGATGGCGGTCGGCATCAATATGAATATGGCGCCGGTCCTCGATGTCCTCACCAATCCCGCAAATCCGGTCATGGCGGGCCGTAGTTTCAGTTCGGATCCACACACGGTTGCGGAGCAGGGGATCGCCTTTTTCAGAGGGCTCGCCAATCAGGGGGTGGTGGCGGTCGGCAAGCATTTCCCGGGACATGGCGACACAATGGTCGACTCTCACCTCGCCCTTCCGATCGTCCCCTACGATCTCAATCGACTTGCAGCGATGGAGTTAATGCCGTTTAGCCAGGCAATCGGTGCCGGGATCCCGGCGCTGATGACGGCTCATCTCCTTATCCCGGCCTTGGATCCGAAACAGCCGGCTACCCTGTCGCGACGGATCCTGACCGATCTGCTCCGGGACCAGTTGGGATTCCATGGCCTGGTCGTCAGCGACGATCTCTTGATGCAGGGGATCGCCGACACCACCCCTCCAGGTGAGGCGGCCATTCGATTGTTTGAGGCCGGAGGTGATCTGGCGTTGATTTGTCATGATGAGGGGGCCCAACGACAGGCGTTCGATGTGGTCGTTGAGGCGGTCGAGGCGGGACGACTGTCAGAGACGACATTCAGCATGTCGTACGATCGCATTATGAAGGCGAAGGCGCAACATCTCCGACGCAGGCCGATCGTATCCGTCGAGGAGATCAGAAGGGTTGTGGGCTGTGATGCGCATCGGCAACTGGTGGCGCATCTGGTCGAACATCCCTCATGA
- a CDS encoding Mn transporter, giving the protein MRLSRIRKRRILRFLAIMGPGIITASVDQDAGGITTYSLAGAHFGYGLLWSLLFITIALAIVQEMGSRMGVVSGKGLAELIRERFGVRITFGVMVVLVVANLANTVSEFAGVAASLEIFGVSRYLTVPFAALIVSWLVVKGTYRLVERIFLGASLFYAVYLVSAFLAGPSWPAVLRQTVRPTFHIERDYLTMLITLVGTTIAPWMQFYIQASIVDKGVPRQAYGYVKLDVWVGSLVASAVAFFIIVACGATLNIHGIRVETAEQAAMAIEPFAGQYATLLFAVGLLNASLFSAAIVPLSTAYAVCEGLGWDTGIDRSFREAPGFFSIYLTMVGAGALLILWPKAPLITIMYLSQTLNGILLPAVLIFMLLLINDPAIMGTRVNTPTYNLIAWGTAFLMVVLTLLLLVTSVI; this is encoded by the coding sequence ATGCGGCTTTCGCGGATCAGGAAGCGGCGGATCCTCCGATTCTTGGCCATTATGGGCCCGGGGATCATCACCGCCAGCGTCGATCAGGACGCAGGGGGGATTACGACCTATTCCCTCGCCGGCGCCCACTTCGGCTATGGACTGCTCTGGTCGCTGTTGTTTATCACGATTGCCCTGGCGATCGTGCAGGAGATGGGTTCGCGGATGGGGGTGGTGAGCGGCAAGGGACTGGCCGAGTTGATCCGCGAGCGATTCGGCGTTCGGATTACCTTCGGCGTCATGGTCGTCCTGGTAGTGGCGAACCTGGCCAATACGGTCTCCGAGTTCGCGGGTGTGGCGGCCAGTCTGGAGATCTTCGGCGTAAGCCGCTATCTCACTGTCCCATTCGCCGCGCTCATCGTAAGCTGGTTGGTGGTCAAGGGGACCTACCGTCTCGTCGAGCGCATCTTCCTCGGCGCCAGTCTCTTTTACGCCGTCTATCTGGTATCAGCCTTTCTGGCCGGTCCGTCGTGGCCGGCCGTCCTGCGCCAGACAGTCCGGCCCACGTTCCACATCGAGCGCGACTATCTGACGATGCTCATCACCCTCGTAGGAACCACGATCGCGCCATGGATGCAGTTCTATATCCAGGCCTCCATCGTCGATAAGGGTGTCCCGCGCCAGGCTTACGGGTACGTCAAACTCGATGTCTGGGTCGGCAGTCTGGTCGCCTCGGCGGTCGCGTTCTTCATTATCGTCGCGTGCGGCGCGACCCTCAACATTCACGGGATTCGTGTCGAGACGGCCGAGCAGGCCGCCATGGCCATCGAACCATTCGCGGGCCAGTACGCGACGCTCTTGTTTGCCGTGGGTCTGCTGAACGCGTCTCTCTTTTCTGCTGCCATCGTGCCTCTTTCGACGGCCTATGCGGTCTGCGAGGGGCTGGGGTGGGATACCGGCATCGATCGGAGCTTTCGCGAGGCACCCGGATTTTTCAGTATCTACCTGACTATGGTGGGCGCAGGTGCGCTCCTGATCCTCTGGCCGAAGGCGCCGCTCATCACCATCATGTATCTGTCCCAGACATTAAACGGCATCCTGCTGCCGGCGGTCCTGATCTTCATGCTTCTGCTGATCAACGATCCGGCGATTATGGGCACACGCGTGAATACGCCGACCTATAACCTGATCGCCTGGGGCACCGCCTTCCTGATGGTGGTCCTGACGCTCTTGCTGTTGGTGACCTCGGTCATCTAA